The DNA sequence CTCGGTCTGGGCGGCGTTGTCGATGAGGTCGACCTCTTCGAGCCACTCGATTGCGGCGCCGGTGATGAAGATGGCGCCTTCGAGGGCGTACTGGACGGGTTCGCCCGAGCGCTGGAATCCCACGGTGGTCAGGAGGCCGTTCTCGGACATGACCGCTTCGTCGCCGGTGTTCATGAGCATGAACGAGCCGGTGCCGTAGGTGTTCTTGGCGTCGCCGGCGTCGAAGCAGGTCTGGCCGAAGAGGGCGGCCTGCTGGTCGCCGAGGGCGCCCGCGACGGGAATCTCGGCGCCGAGGAAGCCGCTCGCGTCGGTCGAGCCGTAGGTGGCTTCGTCCGAGGAGGGGCGGACCTCGGGCAGGAGTTCGGCGGGGACGTCGAACTCCTCGAGGAGTTCGTCGTCCCAGTCCATCTCGTGGATGTTGAACAGCATCGTCCGGGATGCGTTCGTGACGTCGGTGACGTGGTTGCCGGTGAGTTTGTAGATGAGCCACGAGTCGATGGTTCCCATCATCAACTCGCCGTCCTCGGCGCGGTCACGGACGTCGTCGGGACGCAT is a window from the Halogeometricum rufum genome containing:
- a CDS encoding FGGY family carbohydrate kinase — encoded protein: MRPDDVRDRAEDGELMMGTIDSWLIYKLTGNHVTDVTNASRTMLFNIHEMDWDDELLEEFDVPAELLPEVRPSSDEATYGSTDASGFLGAEIPVAGALGDQQAALFGQTCFDAGDAKNTYGTGSFMLMNTGDEAVMSENGLLTTVGFQRSGEPVQYALEGAIFITGAAIEWLEEVDLIDNAAQTEELARSVDSTDGVYFVPAFTGLGAPHWNQRARGTIVGMTRGTEKEHVVRATLESIAFQTRDVAEAMEEDSGIDITSLRVDGGAVKNNFLCQLQSDIVGTDIVRPVVDETTALGSAYAAGLAVGYWETVDELRDNWQIDRDFSPDDDAENVEKRYGRWQEAVQRSLDWAQDGGD